The following DNA comes from Solanum stenotomum isolate F172 chromosome 11, ASM1918654v1, whole genome shotgun sequence.
CTacactaaataaaatattaatacaaaatatctaatatattaaatatttattaatcataataTGACACTCCTCATGGAGTCATAATCATTAGAGTTGATCAATCTTTTCATATCAATTAACTTCTACTTCTTCCATaattaaattgaaacaaatggaGTAATCAAAATCCTAAAAACATGTTATATAGAGTGATTTGCGATTTGCACCTCTAATATTGAGGACATTTCCATAAAATTCTTGGTCATTATATGATAAGATACATTAAAATCAGACAACNTCTAGGATGGTTTGTacttcaaaaaaatcaattttatttttcatatatactcctgagttttaatttaattgtttaGTTATGATTTGATACGAAGTTTAACAAGGTAAATAATATTCTTGATTGATTTTAAACTAACGATGCATAGTGAATATGTTTGTAATCAGCAACTCCAATCCTCCAAAATTGTGCAGGGCATTGAGGAATGAGAAAACTAGGTGCTGGACCTAAATCACCATCCAATTTGGGGCTCAAAAAATGTAGcctcaaattttatatttcctTCATACCAATATAATACTACAACAAAAGAACATTTTAttctcaattaaaaaaaaacatcatatcatcatatatcatatattactaaaagtgtAAAGCTTCAAATATAAAGTTAGATTACCATTTTACTCCTACACTAAATAAAATgttaatacaaaatatctaatatattaaatatttattaatcataataTAACACTCCTCATGGAGTCATAATCATTAGTGTTGATCAATCTTTTCATATCAATTAACTTCTACTTCTTCCATaattaaattgaaacaaatggaGTAATCAAAATCCTAAAAACATGTTATATAGAGTGATTTGCGATTTGCACCTCTAATATTGAGGACATTTCCATAAAATTCTTGGTCATTATATGATAAGATACATTAAAATCAGACAACGAGGATATTATTAATCACAACAAACGAcacaatttattcaaatattatattcttaaaaaaaaaaatccatccAAATTATTAAACAAGCTGTTGGTATCCAAATGCAACATTGATCAATTGCTCCCATGATCTCCATCTCCAATCCTTAGAGTATCTATGTATGATTTTCCAACGAGCTCTCGAgaaaaaaatcctttaaaataATCGGCCACTCCAATCCTCCTATATTGTGCAGGGGATTGAGGAGTGAGGAGGCTAGCTGCTGGACCTAAATCTCCATTCAATTTAGGGCTCAGAAATGTAGCAATGGAGATCCTCTCCTTGTCCTTATTAACGATGGCTCGATGTTCAATGCTCTTGTAAATTCCATTTGTCACAATCTGCAAAAACAAAATTGACAGAGCTTTATATTTCCCGACCCACAAATTGACTTCtgtcataccaaacacacttaTTTCTCACCTCTAAAATGTCTCCAATGTTAACAACAAAGGCATCAGGACGATATGGAACCGGAATCCAAGCACCATCTTTCTTAATTTGAAGACCTTCAGTTTCATTAACCTGAAGGAGTATGGTTAAACCAACAGAATCAGTGTGATGGCATAACCCCATTACTCGCTCTGGTTGAGGACAAGGAGGATAATAATTTATTCTCATCATTTGTGTCCCGTCTTCTTCAAATAGCACATTCATATCCTCTGCTTTCATCCCTAAAGCTCTTGCCATTACGTACAGAATTTTCATACCAAGTTCCTTCAGTGCTGTTGAGTATTGTTCCAACGCATCCCTTGAATTTACATATTGTATGCATAAGGTAGAAAAAAGATTCACTAAATATTTAATCGTAAACTGATCAGTTATATATTATCCTACCTGAGTGAGACGAGAAGCTTTGGAAACAAGTGAGGTTTTCTCAAATGAGTAGGGAGAGTGATCATGTAAAGTAAATCAGCCCAATCTAACTTTTGTTCTTCAGATACAACAAAAGCTTGCCCGTATCCTTCGAGATCTCCTTCTTCTTGCtcaaatttcttcttctcttccattGGTAGATCGAAAAATGCTCTGATTTCCGATTTTACTTTCTTCATCAATGATGAATTCACTCCATGATTCACCAACTGcacatgtattttttaaaaatcgataTCATCATGGGACACGAAggtacatttatttattttaaaactaacAGCTATGGTCGATACAATAATAGATTGTCGGG
Coding sequences within:
- the LOC125845017 gene encoding protein SRG1-like — protein: MEEGKSRKLGGSLKVPNVQELAKQQLAAVPPRYIRDDIENQSYSSIVILPQVPVIDMKKLLEIDDDSELERLHLACKEWGFFQLVNHGVNSSLMKKVKSEIRAFFDLPMEEKKKFEQEEGDLEGYGQAFVVSEEQKLDWADLLYMITLPTHLRKPHLFPKLLVSLRDALEQYSTALKELGMKILYVMARALGMKAEDMNVLFEEDGTQMMRINYYPPCPQPERVMGLCHHTDSVGLTILLQVNETEGLQIKKDGAWIPVPYRPDAFVVNIGDILEIVTNGIYKSIEHRAIVNKDKERISIATFLSPKLNGDLGPAASLLTPQSPAQYRRIGVADYFKGFFSRELVGKSYIDTLRIGDGDHGSN